The DNA region atttaaatcattttatttattttttataatttttgatgattgtttgatatttgtgttttttttttttttgtaatttttagtatttttgcaaatatttgtaatttttgaaaaatttaacctGCAGTcaagacttgattatccgatggcctccaaaataaataacttccgataatcgaatctttggataatcgaatcaagaaaaaaatgtcttatttttttattgtcaagcTTCAGTATGACCccaaaactactctaaagtgattcaactccaagatggcggcaaaaTTATGATGAGgtaatattgaaaaattcatttcgtaatttttaaatcaatcaactatttaattttaactgaaattggGTCGCATAGTTTGTGAAAAGTaagatcaaaaaaaatgtttcttcgtGATCCGAAGTCCCACAAATCGTAATcgtaacttcggataattgagtctgggctcaatttattcaaaaacacttaaaaattagtctcattggaccttttaaaaagaaaaaaacaagactCTAGATATCTTATAAACGGTCATTTCAAACTAATTCCTCAGATTTCAAAACGTTTAACGCCCTATCTGAcactataggaccttttcaaatgttacgtTCCATAATTGATTTGTCACGCGATTGGattgaaataatttataaacaaaactttgCCCAACTGAAGTTGCTTCGCGTTTGAGTTTTAAAAACCAGGATTTGTTTTAAAGCATCAGAAATCATCACACGATGGCTGATCCGGCAAAGGAGACCACCGACAAAGAGCTGGCCACAAACGTGGAAAATCTCTCCCTCGGGCAGGAACCAAAGGTGGAAAAGCAGGAGGTCAAAAAGagtacgagtttttttttattaagttttatACTTTTCTTGAATAATGATTCACTTGAAATTTTAGTTGACATTATTCTACACGCCACCGGAAGTGCCCCCATTCTCAAGCAGAAAAAGTGGGCGGTCGATCAGGAGAAACCAATCAGCGCAATCATCAAATTCATCCACAAATATCTCAAGCTGGAACCGGGCGAGAAATTGGTGAGTCATCAGACAATgatcgttttgaaaattttaataatgatTTTCTACTCTCTTTCAGTTTTTATACATCAACCAAACGTTCGCCCCCTCGCCGGACCAGATCATCAAGAATCTGTACGAGTGTTACGGGGCAAACGGGAAGCTGGTCCTTCACTATGCCAAGAGTCAGGCCTGGGGATAAGTTGAGGAAGCTTTTCGCTCGCTACAATCTCTCACTTTCCAGAAAATATCATTCTAAGTCATTCTGTAAttatattaataaaaaatagctTTTGCTTGCACGCAATCATGTGCAACAACAGGTGGACACTTCTTCAAAACgtgaaattataaatttgtatCTTATTAGTGAATTTAATAATCGAATTTACAAACATCTACGACGCAATGCCCACCAAATTAATCACCGCGAATCGACTCCAGGTGCTCGGCGGCTTCCTTGGCCACCCGATGGTACTTGCCGATGGCCGGGCGATAGTAGTACGACTGGTAATCGTTCCTCTCGGCCATTTTGTCGCGGATCTTCTGCTCCAGCGCCAGCATCTGTGCCTTTTCATTCTCCTCGTACAAATGATGCAGCATCTTTTCGTAATCTTCCTGAGGATTGTTCAGCATGTACCTGGCGATGAAGCGCGTGATCGGATTCTTGTGGTACTCCCAGTGCTTCGGTTCGTAGTCGGCCGGAACCTCCGTCAGCTGAGCCGGGCCGATAAACACGTTGGCGTAGAAGATGATGCCGACAACCGGAATCAGGCCGACCATGATGTAGTAATGGAACATGTCCTTAAACTTGTGCCACTGGAATCGCGACGGCGTGATGGTGAACATCTTCGGCCCGTGGCCGGACATCGAGCGCGCCTGCACCAGAGCTGAAACGCAAGGGAAGGTTTGTTTATTATTGTTCCGCCGACAGCGAGTTGcataacaacttttgagaacCCTCGCAATTAGTGGTCATATCCTACCAAATTAACCGCTGGAAATGGAGCAACAGCAATAATCGATTGTAGAACATTCAAACTTACCATTTTTGCTTGCTTGCAGCAGCACCGGATTCTTCAGCAGGCCGCTAAATTGGGCAGAAACCTGAGCGGAACGTGCGAGCGAGCTCCAAATCGCCATTTTTCGTCCTTCTGATCCCACTCGATGACAGCTGCTTCTGTCAAAATGAAACGTACACGCTAAACACGGGTTGGCCTCCTTTTGCATTGATTTACCCAACTTTGATAGCAGTGCACTGCCATGGCCGATCGATCGAAGTGCCCCAATCAAATGTTTGCCCCTCTTGTCAAACTTGTTTATCTTCTTCGTTCCGCGCAGTCAGTCCAGGACCAGAAGCAAAAGTTTTAATTGCGTTGCTGCCGTCGtgatatcgacgtcgtcgttccTCTGGCCAGCACCAGATCCAGGTTCCGCGCGCGCCCTTCCGTAGATTCCGGATTGCAATCGGCAGGTGATTATTACGCGTAACACAAACCGAGCAGTGATTTTGGTAAAAGTGGTTCCGGATGTCGTGAAAATGGGCTTGAAATTCCTGTTTAAATTGGCCATTTGCACCGTGGATTAGGGGGGAAAAGTGTTTGTGGCCAGGTGCGGGAAAGGTGAGATCAGGGTTCAACCCGTCAAATGTTTGACCGACCGTGTTGTGTGAGTTCTGATTGAAAGGCGTTTTTACTTttctatatttatttattattcacGACCTTCAACGCCTTCTTGAAAAGAACGAAAACTGAGAATGTATTTATCCATATAATCCACTTTTAGTGCCTGGTGGCCACGGTTCAGCTGGTTCTCATAGTGGTAGTGAAATAATTAGCTTCATTAGTACACATTATAATTGGAGgaagaaaaaatagttcaaGAAGCAAATAAACTTGTAATGTGTACTAACAGCAgttcttaaagttttttttgtcgttttcaaCTAATGAAATTGTTAATTCTATGCAATTCCTCCAATTCGTAAATAGTTTCAATAGTGAAGGTggagaaaaaaatctcaagggcGTAGTGCCTCGCAATCCAGCTCGCTGATGACGAAAGCGAAAGTGTGCGTTTTCTTTGCTGCCGCTGCTCAGGAAGTGGGAAAATGAAAAGTAAAGCCCCAATAGCAACTCATTTGCATATCTGATAACAGCTGAAACGAGGcagaagaaattaaaaataaataagcaaaTACGTGAAACAGCAAATGAGTGATAACAACGTGGCACGACGAGTTCAGTGAACAAGagaagcaaaaataaataaataataatttggtGATCATCCTGTGCGGCACCACACATTTGTGCAAATAATCTCACAAACGATCGTCGATAGCACGAGAGAGCCACAATCCGAGCCCCAAATGGAGACGTTTGAGCAGAAAAACAACGTTAATCTACCAGTAACGTTTCCAGGTGAGTGTCACTTTAAAACAGTTTCTTTGTCCGAGGCAGCTCAAGCGGGAAGAGCGAAACAATATTGTCTGTGATGTGGCGGGCGGAGGCCAAGATATTACCATATTCGTGGGCCATCGTCATCGTCGGTGGCGGCATTGTCGGGTTACAATGAAGTTACTCACCGAGAAAGGactatgtgtgtgtatgtactTGAGCCGCGGCAAAACATGCCAAAGTTAGTGGCGTACAATCAGCTTTATTGTATCTATGAGTAGTTATTTACAATAtctcaaaaaaacatatttacaaTCTGTCTTTCTATCTCAAACGTgaataataaataacaaattttcaacttaaaaaatagtCTAATAGATAACAACATTTCACTGGACATAAACtttgttaaatatttgcaacggcccaaAAATTGATTTGGTTGGAAATAAATTCCTTATTATTTGTCTGTTTGCGCATCAAATTTACTTTTTCTTATTGCGGAAATTTACTGAAACATTtgctatttaaaatattttgaaattagttGTCAACCTATCGATTCTTGAACACTTTTATAGCAtttctgtatggacagctgccaaatgcaggccaaggattgatacctaagagcatgcaatggcactgaccttgttgcgtgctcttcggttgacgtccacgtaaggaacatcctggaaggagcgtaactaactacatccgtaattctgttagatcatccgatttatcttgatcagaacagtatagctctggtaccttgcgagtgtcctattttcttacctccacgttggcttggttttcatgatgacctagctggtggcctgtggaaacggatcgtaaacctttgaccaccgcgggtcagagtcgagacggctaaaagaaaggggcgcgacaatgtgggaaagggaagtaatttgtgattgtagacggtattgttttgattcgcagtatgttgagtcaactgctgtggatgtacctgaaacatcgcacaacggggtttctcttctcttcattctcagctatcaactatctcctattttttattttgctcttctgattcccaattcttcgctgattcttctatttaatatccaacatttgattttaattttactaacttttgattctcttatctctcaaagcttttccattcttttctatcaattgatactgctgtaacaaactttgttttgttttttttttccttaaaaatatacttttccttaatgtactagtaatatcaagtctatttatcattcgcctaatcttttttgattttattgcgaatttatttatttgaataattctttatctgtcctataaattattattACTATAAGCTatttaagcttgttttgtatctctatttattaactattgtctaattttacatctaatacatctagcttctcatttttattcttcaaaatacgctcatcattctcttactattgattcttgatttttataaaataaattctcttttactgtctattgttttcaatcttcactcttttttcaaacaagtgagacTTGAGCCGTTActaaatttatggaatggttaaaggattaacacaaatattactattgtatttttggtaaacttttataacatgcttaggaccaaaaattgtaacaaaacaccgcgaagatttcaggagaaaacaatacacagtaaataacaataagttttgaattcaaactaaaaataaaacagtttttgctttaatgaaagttgataggcacactttaaatggttaggcgcttatacttacatcaaaccctacgtaatgtaccacccgcggccgagttaaaatgcgtaaccggaaaagatggtgtgcatgcctggcacgaacactcaaagcgtgttctagcgtgctgctcgtactgactcagagcaagggtgagataggtgtaagggcagtgcgtgttcgtcgggaacctagtgcataagatcggtcaaggtccgttcttacactgaaaattgcgaattgcgaattgcgaatttctgtatggacagctgccaaatttttatgtatcTTTTTATGGAAAAGAATCAAAACGGCTGTTTTAATCAAAGAGAAAGTTGccaaagaaacattgaagagctTTTGTATTAACCCTctattgttcaatttttttttcggtaatttttatttttctcgtggtcattttgagcaacttttcatttcatttaattttattaggttgctttaacaattacattgTTGCAGATGTTtttctgagctgagatatggactacctcTCAACTGCTGATTGGGAGAGAGTTTACTGGAactaaggagaacgaattgTCTGggagtctgggacactagaaaaattactgcatacttttttatatttaaaataaaggaaatatatgttagtaaaaaaacaaatccaaagttgacccctgaaaaattacatttttaaaaagttggcaaGGTCACATagaacaagtaaaacttccaacccaaatattctaaaattttaagatttttctttccaatgctttttaaagatcaaaaattggttgaaaataagatttttggtgattttttaaatcgctgcccgtgtaaaggcggggttgggctgTCTCTACCCTCTGGTTattgttgtaaatttgatttgggaccatccataaaccacgagaACATGGCgtttgtccacgatccatacaatttttttttgtatgcgcACTGACCCACGAGGGGGGAGGGTtgggatttccaaaaaaaatagtgtccgcgtggtttgtggatggtcccttttccTCTGACCaggtttattttaagtttaattatttagaataaaaatgattttaaaaacgtCCTTATAGCCATTTCCTACCCTCCAGTATTAATGTTCataatttcctaaaaaaatgaaattttgttgataTTGAGATTGAACAAATTTAAGAGCATGAAGATGAAAGAATCCCGAGCCTTATAGAAAATGGGGTTTTGGAATGAAAACCGATCCAAACGGATTTGTTCACAACTAAAAAGTTATCCAAATGCAAATATTAACCCTGGTGTTGTTTATGTTTAGCAAACGTAAATAAAAATCGGctatttttgggaaaataatTAAACACTAGCACAACAAGAACCATAACCGACACGAAAGCATTTtagataaaacaaaaaaatattcaggagTCATTTGTACCCTTCTTAAGAGCCGTTGcacattgaatttgaaatttaaacttaaataaaaaaatataaaaattgagcatgagcagagcatgagcatgagcatggttgactgccaatgagctgctactccgttattgacggatcagctgaagttacacaatgaaccaacagatgattagtgggagctaatcatcctcactgtataacccctgaagat from Culex quinquefasciatus strain JHB chromosome 3, VPISU_Cqui_1.0_pri_paternal, whole genome shotgun sequence includes:
- the LOC6032831 gene encoding autophagy protein 12-like, which codes for MADPAKETTDKELATNVENLSLGQEPKVEKQEVKKIDIILHATGSAPILKQKKWAVDQEKPISAIIKFIHKYLKLEPGEKLFLYINQTFAPSPDQIIKNLYECYGANGKLVLHYAKSQAWG
- the LOC6032829 gene encoding NADH dehydrogenase [ubiquinone] 1 beta subcomplex subunit 5, mitochondrial; its protein translation is MAIWSSLARSAQVSAQFSGLLKNPVLLQASKNALVQARSMSGHGPKMFTITPSRFQWHKFKDMFHYYIMVGLIPVVGIIFYANVFIGPAQLTEVPADYEPKHWEYHKNPITRFIARYMLNNPQEDYEKMLHHLYEENEKAQMLALEQKIRDKMAERNDYQSYYYRPAIGKYHRVAKEAAEHLESIRGD